From a region of the Acinetobacter calcoaceticus genome:
- the recN gene encoding DNA repair protein RecN, translating into MLTHLTLINFALADHLAIDIEQGFNVLTGETGAGKSLLLDALSACLGERTDTNYVRYGSDKADITAVFTYKNHSPEAKWLQEHELDDDSGEIHLRRVIFATGRSKAWVNGRPSSLSELKELGRLLVQLYSQHSQQQLLEPPYPKHWLDRYNNFYVEANDVREAYSMWQRTIRLHQAALDAQATRLQRIGTLEHQIEELEEVVQTDYKEIEQEFDRLSHHEHIMQDCSYSLNVLDEAEQNITQEMSSIIRRLESHAGRSDQLSEIYNSLLNAQSEIDDATANLRQFIDRQSFDPERMEELNSKLEVFHRLGRKYRTQPETLKEEYEAWQRELEQLHQLEDPETLAEQVEKSHEEFLEKAQHLDNIRREAAAPLAKQLTEQVKPLALPEAHFEFKFEPLEQPGAEGLSFIQLLFTANKGIPPQPLARVASGGELSRIALVMQVMNAEKTESEVLVFDEIDVGISGGTAEVVGRLLADLAQHVQLLCITHQAQVAAQSDQHLLVKKQQTDPASSTIVELDENQIIFELARMSGGVEINETTLQHAKQLRQLKFQASSN; encoded by the coding sequence ATGCTCACACATTTAACTTTAATTAATTTTGCATTAGCTGATCATTTGGCTATTGATATAGAACAAGGATTTAATGTTCTAACAGGCGAAACAGGTGCCGGAAAATCATTATTACTGGATGCACTCTCTGCCTGCCTAGGGGAACGTACCGATACGAATTATGTCCGCTATGGTTCGGACAAAGCGGACATCACCGCAGTTTTTACCTATAAAAATCATAGTCCTGAAGCTAAATGGCTGCAAGAACATGAGCTAGATGATGATTCTGGGGAAATTCATTTACGCCGTGTTATTTTTGCAACTGGCCGTAGTAAAGCATGGGTCAATGGCCGCCCAAGCAGTTTATCTGAACTTAAAGAATTAGGCCGTTTGCTTGTTCAACTCTATAGCCAACACAGCCAGCAACAGCTTCTTGAGCCGCCTTATCCAAAGCATTGGCTAGACCGTTATAACAATTTTTATGTTGAAGCGAATGATGTACGCGAAGCCTATAGTATGTGGCAACGCACGATTCGTTTGCATCAAGCAGCCTTAGATGCGCAAGCAACACGTTTGCAACGTATTGGTACTTTAGAGCATCAAATTGAAGAACTTGAAGAAGTTGTCCAAACCGATTACAAAGAAATTGAGCAAGAATTTGATCGCCTTAGTCATCATGAACATATCATGCAAGACTGTAGCTACAGCTTAAATGTTTTAGATGAAGCTGAGCAAAATATTACTCAAGAAATGTCTTCGATTATTCGCCGTTTAGAATCTCATGCCGGGCGTAGTGATCAACTTTCTGAAATTTATAACTCTTTGCTCAATGCTCAAAGTGAAATAGATGATGCAACGGCAAATTTGCGTCAATTTATTGATCGTCAGAGCTTTGACCCTGAGCGGATGGAAGAACTCAACTCTAAACTTGAGGTTTTTCATCGTCTGGGACGCAAATACCGGACTCAACCGGAAACACTTAAAGAAGAATATGAAGCTTGGCAACGTGAGCTTGAGCAATTGCATCAACTTGAAGACCCCGAAACACTGGCAGAGCAAGTTGAAAAATCACATGAGGAGTTTTTAGAAAAAGCTCAGCATCTAGACAATATTCGTCGTGAAGCTGCCGCTCCGCTTGCTAAACAATTAACTGAACAAGTGAAACCTTTAGCTCTACCAGAGGCACACTTCGAGTTTAAGTTCGAACCATTAGAGCAACCAGGTGCAGAGGGTTTAAGCTTTATTCAACTTTTATTTACGGCCAACAAAGGCATTCCTCCACAACCCTTGGCACGAGTGGCCTCAGGTGGTGAGCTTTCTCGTATTGCACTCGTGATGCAAGTCATGAATGCTGAAAAAACCGAATCCGAAGTGTTGGTGTTTGATGAAATTGATGTCGGGATTAGTGGAGGAACCGCAGAAGTTGTAGGACGTTTACTTGCCGACTTGGCGCAACATGTCCAGCTCTTATGTATTACTCACCAAGCACAAGTTGCTGCACAATCTGATCAGCATTTATTAGTAAAAAAACAACAAACTGACCCAGCCAGCAGTACAATTGTAGAACTTGATGAAAATCAAATCATCTTTGAGTTAGCTCGCATGTCAGGTGGTGTTGAAATTAATGAAACAACCTTGCAGCACGCAAAACAATTACGTCAACTTAAATTTCAGGCTTCTTCAAATTAA
- a CDS encoding YqgE/AlgH family protein encodes MTKQYLTHRCLIAPPEMADDFFANTVIYLARHDEEGAQGIIINRPSGIQIKELLNDLDIEADNVNPHAVLQGGPLRPEAGFVLHTGQPTWHSSIAVGENVCITTSKDILDAIAHNEGVGRYQIALGYASWSKNQLEDEITRGDWLICDADMDLIFNLPYDDRWDAAYKKIGVDRAWLASEIGHA; translated from the coding sequence GTGACCAAACAATATCTGACTCACCGTTGTCTGATTGCCCCGCCAGAAATGGCAGATGACTTTTTCGCAAACACTGTAATTTATCTTGCCCGTCATGATGAAGAAGGTGCTCAAGGCATTATTATTAATCGTCCTTCCGGTATTCAAATTAAAGAATTACTCAACGATCTCGACATCGAAGCAGACAATGTAAATCCACATGCGGTTTTACAAGGTGGCCCTTTGCGTCCTGAAGCTGGATTTGTTCTTCATACTGGACAACCCACATGGCATTCATCTATTGCTGTAGGCGAAAATGTTTGTATTACCACCAGTAAAGATATTCTCGATGCGATTGCCCATAATGAAGGTGTAGGCCGATACCAGATTGCATTAGGCTATGCGAGCTGGAGTAAAAATCAGTTAGAAGATGAAATTACGCGTGGTGACTGGCTCATTTGTGACGCAGATATGGATCTGATTTTTAATCTGCCTTATGACGATCGTTGGGATGCAGCTTATAAAAAAATTGGTGTAGATCGTGCGTGGCTAGCATCTGAAATCGGACATGCTTAA
- the ruvX gene encoding Holliday junction resolvase RuvX: MTETQSKSIMAFDFGTQKMGMAIGQSSIESANPLPLFIMKDGIPNWDQLLKIVKEWQPDLFLVGLPLNMDDSESELSTRARKFARRLRHQTNIETLMVDERLTTREAREELGFYQEQGRAKKLSADSFAAALLIQSWYRNPVGLTP, encoded by the coding sequence ATGACCGAAACACAATCAAAATCGATTATGGCTTTTGACTTTGGTACTCAAAAAATGGGAATGGCAATTGGCCAATCTTCAATTGAAAGTGCCAACCCTCTCCCTCTATTTATCATGAAAGATGGTATTCCAAACTGGGATCAGCTCTTAAAAATTGTGAAAGAATGGCAACCCGATTTATTTTTGGTTGGTCTGCCATTAAATATGGATGATAGCGAGTCAGAGCTCTCTACACGTGCTCGCAAATTTGCGAGACGCTTACGTCATCAAACCAACATAGAAACCTTGATGGTAGATGAGCGTTTAACGACACGTGAAGCAAGAGAAGAACTTGGGTTTTATCAAGAACAAGGTCGAGCAAAAAAGCTATCTGCAGATAGCTTCGCAGCTGCACTACTCATTCAGAGTTGGTATCGAAATCCAGTCGGTTTAACACCCTAA
- a CDS encoding HlyD family secretion protein has protein sequence MNQVDLKKVIRPVILIVALMVAVYTIVHLWNYYNAAPWTRDGRVRGDVIQVSSDVSGLVTEVLVQDNQTVKKGQVLFKIDVSRRALDVEQAKSDLAKANAAFAQAQAGLAQAKANLIKSDSNIKLAEKNASRYSNLMDGAISKQEQDQVFATRDQSHAEHEQLQAAIEQAEATVKQQQALIEVATSNLHLAELNMHRAAVVAPADGTLSNFDMSPGNYVQVGQAVAALLDRKQLYVVGYFEETKLNRIHIGDQASVQLMGDNQKIKGHVQGIASGIEDRERSSSSKLLANVNPTFSWVRLAQRVPVKIVLDETPKNQLAFVSGRTATVHIVEK, from the coding sequence ATGAATCAGGTGGATTTGAAAAAAGTCATCCGTCCAGTAATTTTGATTGTCGCATTAATGGTTGCGGTCTATACCATTGTGCATTTGTGGAACTACTATAATGCGGCGCCGTGGACACGTGATGGTCGAGTTCGTGGTGATGTCATTCAAGTATCTTCGGATGTATCGGGCCTTGTCACAGAAGTGTTGGTTCAAGATAACCAGACTGTGAAAAAAGGTCAGGTGCTCTTTAAAATTGACGTTTCTCGCCGAGCTTTAGATGTAGAGCAGGCAAAATCTGATTTAGCAAAAGCAAATGCAGCCTTTGCTCAAGCGCAAGCTGGTTTGGCACAAGCCAAGGCGAATCTGATTAAATCGGACAGCAATATCAAATTGGCCGAGAAAAATGCGAGCCGCTATTCGAACTTAATGGATGGCGCAATCTCTAAACAAGAACAAGACCAAGTGTTTGCGACACGTGATCAATCCCATGCAGAGCATGAGCAACTACAAGCTGCTATTGAGCAGGCCGAAGCAACTGTTAAGCAACAACAGGCTCTCATTGAGGTTGCAACAAGCAATTTACATTTGGCCGAGCTTAATATGCATCGTGCTGCGGTAGTTGCCCCAGCTGATGGTACTTTATCTAACTTTGATATGAGCCCAGGAAACTATGTTCAAGTAGGCCAAGCGGTTGCTGCATTACTTGACCGTAAACAGCTGTATGTTGTGGGATACTTTGAAGAGACCAAATTAAATCGTATTCATATTGGTGACCAAGCTAGCGTGCAGTTAATGGGTGATAACCAAAAAATTAAAGGCCATGTACAAGGTATTGCATCGGGAATTGAAGATCGCGAGCGTTCAAGCAGCTCTAAGCTTCTTGCTAATGTAAATCCAACTTTTAGCTGGGTTCGTTTAGCACAGCGTGTACCCGTGAAGATTGTGTTAGATGAAACACCGAAGAATCAGCTTGCTTTTGTCTCTGGACGAACTGCTACCGTACATATTGTTGAGAAGTAA
- a CDS encoding DUF1656 domain-containing protein, translated as MGEFNVYGIYVPSLLVQALLAYICFRGLSRLTNKWIAQGWIALPSIFNLCFYLLLLLVIHQIFVGVGA; from the coding sequence ATGGGTGAGTTTAATGTTTATGGCATTTATGTGCCTTCTTTGCTTGTTCAGGCCCTCTTGGCATATATCTGTTTTCGTGGGTTAAGTCGGTTGACCAACAAGTGGATTGCACAAGGCTGGATTGCATTACCTAGTATTTTTAATTTGTGTTTTTACCTTTTACTACTGCTGGTGATACATCAAATTTTTGTTGGGGTGGGTGCATAG
- a CDS encoding FUSC family protein, producing MLLKQILAFRPSRLDLIFATKTFIAGMLALFVSFELDLINPMWSIGTVLIIANPYSGMVSSKCVYRVVGTIGGAVIALMLTPHLINTPWLFTVVLSLWVGFALYVSLLDRTARSYAFMLAGYSTAMIVFNAITYIDQYNIFDIALARVIEISIGVISSAVVSATILPMHIGSAIKQRVIKTLKDTENLFANLLNTDSQQNNTQLLAAITRDTTDIHALAVHLSYEKGELHGMTKPLQEMLHQISMVVANLVALSERIRQLQELRFIETHSEKLQQLSAHVVQFLEQKDLIIDENILQLPDEFESDFLSLMESASAHQQVLVAAMKMDVRHFISNVLAVKVLWQRIQQGNKEIPDNITPMTTKYPSLHRDHGVAIRGGISAVLITFIVTGVWIVSGWKAGFMMAQMGAVTACILTALDNPVPVLRIFIWGSIASAVLVFVYAFGIFPHVTTFWELGLVLLPMFLFAVSMMANQMLMPVGMVLGINTMMGLNLHNAYSMDAVSYLDGSFAMILGVLVSLVVIDVVRAMSPDTSASRILALHYRAMRQAIYLPYGLDFKVHLRSMLDRIGILNSKMVQSGEIKTSIHQALIESSSIVDLSRLQELANQLPQTSELTQHIGVLQQNLDELFRAKESDVDNTSALVEPIHRALFELKQLASNIEDMTMRQRLLISLNNIAYSMCHVSSNQMNENSTLRGATANG from the coding sequence ATGTTATTAAAGCAAATACTGGCATTTCGCCCGAGTAGGCTTGATCTGATCTTTGCAACAAAGACATTTATTGCTGGAATGCTGGCGTTATTTGTTTCATTTGAATTAGATCTGATTAACCCGATGTGGTCGATTGGTACAGTCCTGATTATTGCCAATCCTTATTCAGGAATGGTGTCATCTAAGTGTGTCTACCGCGTGGTAGGGACGATTGGTGGGGCTGTGATTGCCTTAATGCTAACACCACATCTAATTAATACACCTTGGCTATTTACCGTGGTGTTGTCGTTGTGGGTGGGTTTTGCGCTTTATGTGTCTTTACTTGACCGGACTGCACGCAGTTATGCTTTTATGCTGGCGGGCTACTCGACAGCCATGATTGTCTTCAATGCGATTACCTATATTGATCAATACAATATTTTTGATATTGCTTTAGCTCGGGTCATCGAGATTTCGATTGGGGTGATTTCAAGCGCTGTGGTTTCTGCAACCATTCTTCCGATGCACATTGGCTCGGCAATTAAGCAACGTGTTATCAAAACGCTTAAAGATACAGAAAACCTGTTTGCTAATTTATTAAATACAGATTCGCAGCAGAACAATACTCAGCTTTTAGCCGCTATTACTCGTGACACCACAGATATTCATGCTTTGGCAGTACATTTGAGTTATGAAAAGGGTGAGTTGCATGGCATGACCAAACCCTTGCAGGAAATGCTTCATCAAATCTCAATGGTAGTTGCTAATCTGGTGGCTTTGTCTGAGCGTATTAGGCAACTTCAAGAACTCCGATTCATCGAAACTCATTCAGAAAAACTGCAACAGCTCTCAGCGCATGTTGTACAGTTTCTGGAGCAAAAAGATCTAATTATTGATGAAAATATTTTGCAGTTACCAGACGAGTTTGAAAGTGATTTCTTGAGTTTGATGGAATCGGCTTCCGCACATCAGCAAGTTTTGGTCGCAGCCATGAAAATGGATGTGCGCCATTTCATTAGCAATGTTTTAGCGGTTAAAGTCTTGTGGCAGCGAATTCAGCAAGGAAATAAAGAAATCCCTGACAACATTACGCCAATGACCACCAAATATCCAAGTTTACACCGTGACCATGGTGTGGCGATACGAGGTGGTATTAGTGCAGTCCTTATTACATTTATTGTGACTGGAGTCTGGATTGTCTCGGGGTGGAAAGCTGGATTTATGATGGCGCAAATGGGCGCAGTAACGGCTTGTATTTTAACGGCCTTAGATAACCCAGTTCCAGTCTTACGTATTTTTATCTGGGGCAGTATCGCTTCAGCAGTTTTAGTCTTCGTTTATGCATTTGGTATTTTCCCTCATGTCACCACATTTTGGGAACTTGGACTGGTTTTATTACCTATGTTCCTGTTTGCAGTTTCTATGATGGCTAACCAGATGCTTATGCCAGTGGGTATGGTTTTGGGTATTAATACCATGATGGGCCTAAATCTACATAATGCTTATAGCATGGATGCAGTGTCTTATCTTGATGGGTCTTTTGCCATGATCTTGGGTGTTTTGGTGTCTTTAGTTGTCATTGACGTCGTTCGTGCCATGTCTCCAGACACGAGTGCCAGCCGTATTTTGGCCTTGCATTATCGTGCAATGAGACAGGCGATTTATTTGCCTTACGGCCTAGATTTTAAAGTGCACCTACGCAGCATGTTGGATCGAATTGGGATTCTAAACAGCAAAATGGTGCAATCTGGCGAGATTAAAACTTCAATTCATCAGGCATTAATTGAGTCGAGCAGTATTGTCGATTTAAGTCGATTACAAGAGTTGGCGAATCAGCTTCCTCAGACATCTGAACTCACTCAGCATATTGGCGTTTTGCAACAAAATCTGGATGAGCTGTTTAGAGCTAAAGAAAGTGATGTAGACAATACCTCGGCTTTGGTAGAACCAATCCACCGTGCTTTATTTGAATTAAAACAGCTTGCTTCAAATATTGAAGATATGACGATGCGACAAAGATTACTTATTTCACTTAACAATATTGCTTATAGCATGTGTCATGTTTCATCAAACCAAATGAATGAAAACAGCACCCTGAGAGGAGCCACAGCAAATGGGTGA
- a CDS encoding IclR family transcriptional regulator, producing MAISSFGKILTVLDLFSVSRPIINVDIICEELGLSKPTSYRYLKELVSTDLLKRINGTSGDYTLGSKIAVLDYVSRTTDPLVQISTPFMRNIVERTELCCLLTYLNDDYCIDIHHEIFKDTELLSYGRGCPRPIYVGSSPKTMVSHLSKQRMQDYYHRYQQELKQSGFAEDEASFIQRMRKIKKQGFYFSQGEIDPNVSGLAVPVRFSNKEVPLALTLVASKNRFDFLNVEKLTEILQENAALIEQRFMELSEKGEI from the coding sequence ATGGCAATTTCAAGTTTTGGCAAAATTTTAACCGTACTGGACCTATTTTCAGTTTCGCGTCCAATCATTAATGTCGATATTATTTGCGAAGAACTTGGCTTGTCTAAACCAACCAGTTACCGTTACCTGAAAGAACTGGTGTCTACTGATCTATTAAAACGCATTAATGGAACCTCTGGCGATTATACCTTAGGCTCAAAAATTGCAGTTCTTGACTATGTATCAAGAACAACAGACCCTCTGGTTCAAATCAGCACACCATTTATGCGAAATATTGTAGAGCGTACCGAACTGTGCTGCTTGCTCACCTACTTAAATGATGACTATTGCATCGATATTCATCATGAAATATTCAAAGACACCGAACTACTCTCGTATGGTCGAGGCTGCCCAAGACCTATTTACGTTGGGTCATCTCCAAAAACGATGGTTTCGCATTTAAGTAAACAACGGATGCAAGACTACTATCATCGTTACCAGCAAGAATTAAAACAATCAGGTTTTGCTGAAGATGAAGCAAGCTTTATTCAGCGTATGCGTAAAATTAAAAAACAAGGATTTTATTTCTCACAAGGTGAGATTGATCCGAATGTTTCAGGTCTTGCCGTTCCAGTTCGTTTTTCGAACAAAGAAGTACCTTTGGCTTTAACTTTAGTTGCTTCTAAAAATCGTTTTGATTTTTTAAATGTTGAAAAGCTCACCGAAATTTTGCAAGAAAATGCAGCACTTATTGAACAACGCTTTATGGAGTTATCTGAAAAAGGTGAAATTTAA
- a CDS encoding alpha-ketoglutarate-dependent dioxygenase AlkB family protein, which produces MTLDLFAPEPCENLLPYDGEVQDYGCILSPEEAEQYFHYLYQHLAWKHDEAKLYGKHFITPRKVAWYGDNYYQYKYSGVIRDSLPWDRSLAKLKKLVEQRLAERFNSCLANLYEDGTQGMAWHSDSDVSLAKTTTIASLSFGATRKFSFRHIQTKEKVELWLQPGQLIVMRGETQQYWQHRLNRSTKILQPRINLTFRQFQFS; this is translated from the coding sequence ATGACCTTGGATTTATTTGCTCCAGAGCCTTGTGAAAATTTATTGCCCTACGATGGTGAAGTTCAGGACTATGGTTGTATTTTAAGCCCAGAAGAGGCTGAACAATATTTTCACTATCTTTACCAACATCTCGCGTGGAAACATGACGAGGCTAAGTTGTATGGCAAGCACTTTATCACTCCCCGAAAAGTGGCATGGTATGGAGATAATTATTATCAATATAAATATTCGGGTGTCATTCGTGATTCTTTGCCTTGGGATAGATCGCTTGCCAAACTAAAAAAATTAGTAGAACAGCGGCTTGCAGAAAGATTTAACTCATGTTTGGCAAATCTTTATGAAGATGGGACTCAAGGAATGGCTTGGCATAGTGATTCGGATGTTTCTTTAGCAAAAACCACAACGATTGCATCTTTAAGTTTTGGAGCTACTCGTAAATTTTCTTTTAGGCATATTCAAACTAAAGAGAAAGTTGAATTATGGTTACAACCCGGCCAACTCATCGTGATGCGTGGCGAGACGCAACAATATTGGCAACATCGTTTAAATCGCTCAACAAAGATTTTACAGCCGCGTATTAATCTGACTTTCAGGCAGTTTCAGTTTTCATAA
- a CDS encoding methylated-DNA--[protein]-cysteine S-methyltransferase: MQMLSSRQFAVIATVIEYLYEHLDQQPSLDDVASHMNLSSGYIQRQFQEWVGISPKKFVQYMSLQQAKYYLLQKRSLLDTALNTGLSGTGRLHDLFIQLEGMTPGEYKQQGEGVTLNYSVETSPFGELLVISSDKGICSIRFIESSENIEEIIKQQFPKAQLKNQAPIWHQQIAQWFEQDFSEHLQQKLPLNLAGTPFQLQVWEALLTIPEGQLRTYQDIAEQIGKPKAVRAVATAIGQNPIAYLIPCHRVIRATGMVGEYHWQKGRKLALLAWEMSKQHGETA, from the coding sequence ATGCAAATGCTTTCTTCTCGGCAATTTGCTGTAATTGCCACTGTAATTGAATATTTATATGAACATCTGGACCAGCAACCCAGTCTGGACGATGTTGCGAGCCATATGAATTTAAGTTCAGGTTATATTCAACGCCAGTTTCAGGAATGGGTGGGTATTAGCCCGAAAAAATTTGTCCAATATATGAGTTTGCAACAGGCGAAATACTATCTGTTGCAAAAGCGAAGCTTATTAGATACTGCTTTAAATACGGGGTTATCTGGTACTGGCCGTTTACATGATTTGTTTATTCAGCTTGAAGGTATGACGCCTGGTGAATATAAACAGCAAGGCGAAGGGGTCACACTTAATTATTCGGTTGAGACAAGCCCATTTGGTGAGTTGTTGGTTATAAGCAGCGATAAGGGAATATGTTCGATTCGTTTTATAGAGTCGAGTGAGAATATTGAAGAAATAATTAAACAGCAGTTCCCTAAAGCTCAATTAAAAAATCAGGCGCCGATTTGGCATCAACAAATTGCACAGTGGTTCGAACAAGATTTTTCAGAGCACTTACAGCAGAAACTTCCGCTTAATTTGGCTGGAACCCCATTTCAGCTACAAGTCTGGGAAGCGTTACTGACCATTCCAGAAGGTCAATTGCGGACCTATCAAGATATTGCAGAGCAAATTGGCAAGCCTAAAGCAGTTCGAGCCGTCGCTACAGCAATTGGACAAAACCCGATTGCGTATTTGATTCCTTGCCACCGAGTGATTCGTGCAACGGGCATGGTCGGAGAATATCATTGGCAAAAAGGGCGTAAATTGGCATTGTTAGCTTGGGAGATGTCAAAGCAACATGGAGAGACCGCATGA
- the pgsA gene encoding CDP-diacylglycerol--glycerol-3-phosphate 3-phosphatidyltransferase, producing the protein MTTGRILNIPNILTLARIALIPVFLVIVYWPPAMGIGEQEGSMSRHIILTAIFVFAAITDWFDGYLARTLNQTSAFGRFLDPVADKLMVATALIVLVQWNPTISMAFAAIVIISREITVSALREWMAELGARTSVAVSTVGKYKTAFQMIAISVFLLNWQPLEMLAYALLYTAVILTLWSMFIYLKAAWPYLKQP; encoded by the coding sequence ATGACCACAGGGCGAATCCTGAATATCCCAAATATCCTAACGTTGGCGCGTATAGCGCTTATTCCAGTATTTTTGGTGATTGTGTATTGGCCGCCTGCAATGGGTATTGGTGAGCAAGAAGGAAGTATGAGTCGTCATATTATCTTGACTGCTATTTTTGTGTTTGCTGCTATTACCGATTGGTTTGATGGCTATTTGGCACGAACTTTAAACCAGACTTCAGCATTTGGCCGTTTTTTAGATCCAGTTGCAGATAAGCTTATGGTGGCGACAGCACTGATTGTTTTAGTGCAGTGGAATCCAACCATATCAATGGCTTTTGCAGCAATTGTCATTATTTCACGGGAAATTACAGTTTCTGCTTTACGTGAGTGGATGGCAGAACTTGGCGCAAGAACGAGTGTAGCTGTATCGACAGTAGGCAAATATAAAACAGCTTTTCAGATGATTGCCATCAGTGTGTTTTTACTCAATTGGCAGCCTTTAGAAATGTTGGCTTACGCGTTGTTATATACCGCTGTCATTCTGACTTTATGGTCAATGTTTATTTACTTAAAAGCAGCTTGGCCTTATTTAAAGCAACCTTAA
- a CDS encoding thioesterase family protein, giving the protein MSLLQLFEEIKENEWIEIPAGWLQGRTVFGGLVAGLLMQKACCNIQDPNKRLLSCSITFVGPVQQGPAQLTIEILREGKSVTTLETRLWQDGAVQTILVASFGVPRTSNIEVRQEPMDPVYAPPEELKPLPFARQMPECYQHFDVCWAEGHYPVTGSQYPDFGGWSRFSPEKHENRQMTLPDLIVLMDIWPPGVLPMFKQVAPASSLTWHITYVHPFQHQLCDWFKYKVVTEHAGEGYSTEYAHIWDQNDHLIAILRQTVTVFI; this is encoded by the coding sequence ATGTCATTGCTGCAATTATTTGAAGAAATAAAAGAAAACGAATGGATTGAAATACCTGCCGGATGGTTACAAGGGCGGACAGTATTTGGTGGTCTTGTTGCGGGTTTACTGATGCAAAAAGCATGCTGCAATATTCAAGATCCCAATAAAAGATTATTAAGTTGTAGTATTACTTTTGTGGGGCCTGTACAGCAGGGACCCGCTCAATTGACTATTGAAATTTTAAGGGAAGGAAAGTCGGTCACTACGCTTGAAACCCGTTTATGGCAAGATGGCGCGGTACAAACTATTTTGGTTGCAAGTTTTGGTGTGCCTCGTACTTCGAATATTGAAGTACGCCAAGAACCTATGGATCCAGTTTATGCACCACCAGAAGAGTTAAAACCTCTTCCTTTTGCTAGACAAATGCCAGAATGCTATCAACATTTTGATGTATGCTGGGCAGAAGGTCATTATCCTGTTACAGGAAGTCAGTATCCTGATTTTGGAGGATGGTCAAGATTCTCTCCAGAGAAGCATGAAAATCGTCAAATGACTTTGCCAGATTTAATTGTTTTGATGGATATTTGGCCACCTGGTGTATTGCCGATGTTTAAACAAGTTGCTCCTGCAAGTTCTTTAACTTGGCACATTACCTATGTCCACCCGTTTCAACATCAATTGTGTGACTGGTTTAAATATAAAGTGGTGACTGAACATGCCGGTGAAGGTTATTCCACAGAATATGCCCATATTTGGGATCAAAATGATCATTTAATTGCAATTTTACGGCAAACTGTTACGGTATTTATCTAA